A section of the Serratia liquefaciens ATCC 27592 genome encodes:
- the ggt gene encoding gamma-glutamyltransferase — protein MFLQKWSKPLTMAALLVSSSLYAASNPAVEAKNGMVVTSQHLASQVGVDILKLGGNAIDAAVAVGYAQAVVNPCCGNIGGGGFMTVHLADGTDTFINFRETAPAAANANMYLDAEGNVKKGASLYGYLAAGVPGTVLGMETARVKYGKLSREQVMAPAIKLAREGFILTRADTDILDTTIARFKQDPESAKIFLRADGTPLQPGDRLVQSDLANTLTAIAKEGPDAFYKGKIPQAVEAAAKQGGGILTAADFANYKVTETPPITCSYRGYKFVSAPPPSSGGVTLCEILNVVEGYDLKSMGFNSAAAIHTMTEAMRHAYMDRNTYLGDPEFIKNPIDRLVSKSYAEEIRKKIVADKATPSENVQPGMEPHEKPETTHYSIVDHDGNAVSTTYTVNGRFGAVVIAPGTGFFLNDEMDDFTVKVGEKNLYGLVQGTANSIAPGKRPLSSMSPTLVTKDNKIFMVLGSPGGSRIITITLQTALNVIDHGMAPQEAVDAPRIHHQWLPDEVYYEQRGVSADTLKILAGMGYKMVEQTPWGAAELILVGLPGAAGVSPANSGNDSAVSGKVREGYLYGANDVRRPAGSAVGY, from the coding sequence ATGTTTTTACAGAAATGGAGCAAGCCGCTGACCATGGCAGCGCTGCTGGTCAGCAGCAGCCTGTATGCCGCATCCAATCCGGCGGTCGAAGCCAAAAACGGCATGGTGGTAACATCGCAACATCTGGCCTCTCAGGTCGGCGTCGATATCCTGAAGCTGGGCGGTAATGCCATAGACGCAGCCGTGGCAGTGGGTTACGCGCAGGCGGTGGTCAACCCGTGCTGCGGCAACATCGGCGGCGGGGGCTTTATGACGGTGCACCTGGCTGACGGCACCGATACCTTTATCAATTTCCGTGAAACCGCGCCGGCGGCGGCCAATGCCAACATGTATCTGGATGCCGAGGGCAACGTGAAGAAAGGTGCCAGCCTGTATGGCTATCTGGCAGCGGGCGTGCCGGGTACGGTACTGGGAATGGAAACTGCGCGCGTTAAATACGGCAAGCTGAGCCGCGAACAGGTCATGGCGCCGGCCATCAAACTGGCACGCGAGGGCTTTATCTTGACCCGTGCCGACACCGATATTCTCGATACGACCATCGCGCGCTTTAAGCAAGATCCGGAATCCGCCAAAATCTTCCTGCGCGCTGACGGCACGCCACTGCAGCCGGGCGATCGCCTGGTGCAAAGCGATTTGGCCAACACCCTGACCGCTATCGCCAAAGAGGGGCCAGACGCCTTCTACAAAGGCAAAATTCCCCAAGCGGTAGAGGCAGCAGCCAAACAAGGCGGCGGTATCCTGACCGCGGCCGATTTCGCCAACTACAAAGTGACCGAAACCCCGCCGATCACCTGTAGCTATCGCGGCTATAAATTTGTATCGGCGCCCCCACCCAGCTCAGGCGGCGTGACGCTGTGCGAAATCCTCAACGTGGTTGAGGGTTATGACCTGAAAAGCATGGGCTTCAATTCGGCAGCGGCAATCCATACCATGACCGAAGCGATGCGCCACGCCTATATGGACCGCAACACCTACCTTGGCGACCCGGAGTTCATCAAGAATCCGATCGACAGGCTGGTCAGCAAGAGCTATGCCGAAGAAATCCGCAAGAAAATCGTCGCTGACAAAGCTACACCGTCGGAAAACGTACAGCCCGGCATGGAACCCCACGAGAAGCCGGAAACCACTCATTACTCGATTGTCGATCATGATGGCAACGCCGTCTCCACCACCTATACCGTTAACGGCCGCTTTGGCGCGGTGGTGATCGCACCGGGCACTGGCTTCTTCCTCAATGATGAAATGGATGACTTCACCGTCAAGGTCGGCGAGAAAAACCTCTATGGCCTGGTGCAGGGTACCGCCAACAGCATTGCCCCCGGTAAGCGCCCACTATCGTCGATGAGCCCGACGCTGGTGACCAAAGACAATAAAATCTTTATGGTACTCGGCTCGCCGGGCGGCTCCCGCATCATCACCATCACCCTGCAGACCGCGCTCAACGTGATTGACCACGGCATGGCGCCGCAAGAGGCGGTAGATGCGCCACGTATCCACCATCAGTGGTTGCCGGATGAGGTTTACTACGAGCAGCGCGGCGTTTCTGCCGATACGCTTAAAATCCTTGCCGGTATGGGTTACAAGATGGTTGAGCAAACGCCGTGGGGCGCGGCGGAGCTGATTCTGGTGGGCCTGCCGGGTGCCGCGGGAGTCAGCCCGGCCAACTCCGGCAACGATTCGGCAGTGTCCGGCAAGGTGCGCGAAGGCTACCTGTACGGTGCCAATGACGTTCGCCGCCCAGCCGGTTCTGCCGTGGGGTATTGA
- a CDS encoding peroxiredoxin C, with amino-acid sequence MVLVTRQAPDFTAAAVLGNGEIVENFNFKKHLNGKPAVLFFWPMDFTFVCPSELIAFDHRYEEFQKRGVEVVGVSFDSEFVHNAWRKTPVENGGIGEVKYAMVADIKREIQKAYGIEHPEAGVALRGSFLIDKDGVVRAQVVNDLPIGRNIDEMIRTVDALQFHEQHGEVCPAQWEKGKAGMGASPDGVAKYLSENASKL; translated from the coding sequence ATGGTCCTGGTAACTCGTCAAGCCCCTGACTTCACCGCAGCTGCCGTACTCGGCAATGGCGAAATCGTTGAAAACTTCAACTTCAAGAAGCACCTGAACGGCAAACCGGCCGTCCTGTTCTTCTGGCCGATGGACTTCACCTTCGTATGTCCTTCTGAGCTGATCGCTTTCGATCACCGCTATGAAGAGTTCCAGAAGCGTGGCGTTGAAGTGGTTGGCGTTTCATTCGACTCAGAATTTGTCCACAACGCATGGCGTAAAACCCCAGTCGAAAATGGCGGCATCGGGGAAGTGAAATACGCAATGGTTGCTGACATTAAGCGTGAAATTCAGAAAGCTTACGGCATCGAGCACCCAGAAGCAGGCGTTGCCCTGCGTGGTTCTTTCCTGATCGACAAAGACGGCGTGGTTCGCGCTCAGGTTGTTAACGACCTGCCAATCGGCCGTAACATCGACGAAATGATCCGTACCGTTGACGCATTGCAATTCCACGAGCAGCACGGCGAAGTGTGCCCGGCTCAATGGGAAAAAGGCAAAGCAGGTATGGGCGCTTCTCCAGACGGCGTTGCTAAATACCTGTCCGAAAACGCTTCCAAGCTGTAA
- a CDS encoding ACP phosphodiesterase, with amino-acid sequence MNFLAHLHLAQLAESSLLGNLLADFVRGNPAGEYDPEVVAGIMMHRRVDVLTDSLPQVKACRDYFSAEHRRVAPITLDVVWDHFLARHWQQLEPSLSLHGFTQQARSQIVPHLPLTPARFQNLNGYLWPERWLERYAELPFIGNVLAGMASRRPRLAALAGSFADVERNYHQLETQFWQFYPQMMQQAKEKKL; translated from the coding sequence ATGAATTTTCTCGCTCATCTCCATTTGGCCCAGCTTGCGGAAAGCTCGTTACTGGGCAATCTGTTGGCCGACTTCGTGCGCGGCAACCCCGCAGGCGAGTACGATCCCGAGGTGGTGGCCGGCATTATGATGCACCGCCGCGTCGACGTATTGACCGACAGCCTGCCGCAGGTCAAAGCCTGCCGCGACTATTTCTCTGCAGAACACCGGCGCGTAGCGCCAATCACGCTCGACGTGGTATGGGATCACTTTCTGGCTCGCCACTGGCAGCAACTGGAGCCGTCCCTCAGCCTGCACGGCTTTACCCAGCAAGCCCGCAGCCAGATCGTGCCGCATTTGCCACTGACGCCGGCGCGCTTTCAGAATCTGAACGGTTATCTCTGGCCGGAACGCTGGCTGGAGCGCTACGCCGAACTGCCGTTTATCGGCAACGTGCTGGCGGGCATGGCCAGCCGTCGTCCACGCCTGGCGGCGCTGGCGGGATCTTTCGCCGACGTAGAGCGCAATTATCATCAGCTTGAAACACAGTTCTGGCAGTTTTACCCCCAGATGATGCAGCAGGCAAAAGAGAAAAAGCTGTAA